In one Mesorhizobium australicum genomic region, the following are encoded:
- a CDS encoding helix-turn-helix domain-containing protein produces MVENKKKPNPIDIHVGSRIRLRRNMLGMSQEKLGESLGITFQQIQKYEKGTNRVGASRLQAIASILGVPVSFFFEDAPGQEGGGPAGFAEDSSTSYVVDFLNSAEGIQLNRAFVKIADVKVRRKVIDLVKALAADED; encoded by the coding sequence ATGGTAGAGAACAAGAAAAAACCAAACCCGATCGATATACACGTCGGTAGCAGGATCCGACTGCGCCGGAACATGCTCGGAATGAGCCAGGAGAAGCTTGGCGAAAGCCTCGGCATAACCTTTCAGCAGATTCAGAAATATGAGAAGGGCACGAATCGTGTCGGCGCGAGCCGCCTCCAGGCGATCGCATCGATTCTCGGCGTGCCGGTCTCGTTCTTCTTCGAGGATGCGCCGGGGCAGGAAGGGGGCGGGCCTGCCGGCTTTGCCGAGGATTCGTCCACCAGCTACGTCGTGGACTTCCTGAACAGCGCCGAAGGCATCCAGCTCAACCGGGCATTCGTGAAGATCGCGGACGTCAAGGTGCGTCGCAAGGTCATCGACCTCGTGAAGGCGTTGGCCGCCGACGAAGACTGA
- the trmB gene encoding tRNA (guanine(46)-N(7))-methyltransferase TrmB — protein MSEERRTRTAEAFFGRRHGKTIRPMQAVVLADVLPRLKVDLSAASPGDLRALFPVPVDRIVLEIGFGGGEHLHHAAGAAPATGFIGVEPFVNGMASLLRMLEREARPNIRLYDDDAAALLDWLPDGSLDRIDLFYPDPWPKKKHWKRRFVNRANLDRFARVLKPGGLFRFASDIDHYVNWTLLEVARQGGFSWRAEMPDDWRAPYEGWPGTRYEAKALREGRRPAYLTFVRT, from the coding sequence ATGTCCGAAGAACGCCGCACGCGCACGGCGGAGGCGTTCTTCGGTCGCCGCCACGGCAAGACCATCCGCCCGATGCAGGCCGTCGTGCTGGCCGACGTCCTGCCGCGGCTGAAGGTCGACCTTTCAGCTGCGTCGCCCGGCGATCTGCGCGCGCTCTTTCCGGTTCCGGTCGACCGGATCGTTCTGGAAATAGGTTTCGGCGGCGGCGAACACCTGCATCACGCGGCTGGAGCGGCGCCCGCCACCGGTTTCATCGGCGTGGAACCGTTCGTCAACGGCATGGCAAGCCTGCTGCGCATGCTGGAGCGGGAAGCGCGGCCTAACATCCGTCTCTACGACGACGACGCGGCCGCGCTGCTCGACTGGCTGCCCGACGGATCGCTCGACCGGATCGATCTTTTCTATCCGGATCCCTGGCCGAAGAAGAAGCATTGGAAACGCCGGTTCGTGAACCGGGCGAACCTCGACCGGTTCGCCAGGGTTCTGAAGCCCGGTGGCTTGTTCCGCTTTGCCTCGGACATCGACCACTACGTCAACTGGACGCTGCTGGAGGTCGCGCGGCAGGGCGGATTTTCATGGCGGGCCGAGATGCCCGACGACTGGCGCGCGCCGTACGAAGGCTGGCCGGGAACGCGCTACGAGGCCAAGGCGCTGCGCGAGGGGCGGAGGCCGGCCTATCTGACGTTTGTCAGGACCTAA
- the metK gene encoding methionine adenosyltransferase, with amino-acid sequence MARLNYLFTSESVSEGHPDKVCDRISDEIVDLVYREAKKSGMNPWDVRVACETLATTNRVVIAGEVRVPNSLLKKNKDGSIMHDAADFPVINPAKFKSVARKAIRDIGYEQSGFHWKTAKIDVLLHGQSADIAQGVDNAADKQGEEGAGDQGIMFGYACNETPDLMPAPIYYSHKILELLAAARHKGEGDAGKLGPDAKSQVTVRYENGKAAEVTSIVLSTQHLDDKWDSKKVRKVVEPYIHEALGDLKIADDCNWYINPTGKFVIGGPDGDAGLTGRKIIVDTYGGAAPHGGGAFSGKDTTKVDRSAAYAARYLAKNVVAAKLADRCTIQLSYAIGVAQPLSIYVDLHGTAKPGVDEDKVENAIRKVMDLSPTGIRKHLDLNKPIYAKTSSYGHFGRKAGRDGSFSWEKTDLVKALKEAVAA; translated from the coding sequence GTGGCGCGCCTGAATTACCTCTTCACCAGCGAATCCGTTTCCGAAGGCCATCCAGACAAGGTCTGCGACCGCATCTCCGACGAGATCGTGGATCTGGTCTACCGCGAGGCGAAAAAGTCGGGAATGAACCCGTGGGACGTTCGCGTCGCCTGCGAAACGCTGGCAACGACCAATCGCGTCGTGATCGCGGGCGAGGTCCGCGTGCCCAATTCGCTGCTGAAGAAGAACAAGGACGGCTCGATCATGCACGACGCCGCCGATTTCCCGGTCATCAATCCGGCGAAATTCAAATCGGTTGCGCGCAAGGCGATCCGCGACATCGGCTATGAACAGAGCGGCTTCCACTGGAAGACGGCCAAGATCGACGTGCTGCTGCACGGCCAGTCGGCCGACATCGCGCAGGGCGTCGACAACGCCGCCGACAAGCAGGGCGAGGAAGGGGCTGGCGACCAGGGCATCATGTTCGGCTATGCCTGCAACGAGACGCCCGATCTCATGCCGGCGCCGATCTACTACAGCCACAAGATTCTCGAACTGCTGGCGGCCGCCCGCCACAAGGGCGAGGGCGATGCCGGCAAGCTCGGTCCCGATGCCAAGAGCCAGGTGACCGTCCGCTACGAGAACGGCAAGGCCGCCGAGGTCACCTCGATCGTGCTGTCGACCCAGCATCTCGACGACAAGTGGGATTCGAAGAAGGTCCGCAAGGTCGTCGAGCCCTACATCCACGAGGCCCTTGGCGATCTCAAGATCGCCGACGACTGCAACTGGTACATCAATCCCACCGGCAAGTTCGTGATCGGCGGCCCGGACGGCGACGCCGGCCTGACCGGCCGCAAGATCATCGTCGACACCTACGGCGGTGCGGCCCCGCACGGCGGCGGCGCATTCTCCGGCAAGGACACGACCAAAGTCGATCGCTCGGCTGCCTACGCTGCCCGCTACCTCGCGAAGAACGTCGTCGCGGCCAAGCTCGCCGACCGCTGCACGATCCAGCTCTCCTATGCGATCGGCGTGGCGCAGCCGCTGTCGATCTATGTCGACCTGCACGGCACGGCAAAGCCGGGCGTCGACGAAGACAAGGTCGAGAACGCGATCCGCAAGGTGATGGACCTGTCGCCCACCGGCATCCGCAAGCACCTCGACCTCAACAAGCCGATCTATGCCAAGACCTCGTCTTACGGCCACTTCGGCCGCAAGGCTGGTCGCGACGGTTCTTTCTCGTGGGAGAAGACCGATCTGGTGAAGGCGCTCAAGGAAGCCGTCGCGGCCTGA
- the rimP gene encoding ribosome maturation factor RimP, whose amino-acid sequence MTATIEGDDRIIRESGIDARIALIVEPVLTAIGYRLVRVRLTGQNGLTLQIMAERPDGTMTVEDCETVSRAVSPALDVEDPVEKAYHLEVSSPGIDRPLVRKSDFATWQGHLMKMETSVMVADRKRFRGRIASVDETGVTVDRDAPGYGEEPSVRVPFEAISDARLILTDDLIRDALSKDNQAKKQARKKRGETEPDGEEPSEDN is encoded by the coding sequence ATCACGGCAACGATCGAAGGCGACGACCGCATCATCCGCGAGAGCGGCATCGATGCGCGCATCGCGCTGATCGTCGAGCCGGTGTTGACCGCGATCGGCTACCGGCTGGTGCGCGTCCGCCTCACGGGGCAGAACGGCCTGACGTTGCAGATCATGGCCGAGCGGCCGGACGGCACGATGACCGTGGAGGACTGCGAGACGGTCAGCCGCGCAGTGTCGCCGGCGCTCGACGTCGAGGATCCGGTCGAGAAGGCGTATCACCTCGAGGTATCGTCGCCCGGCATCGACCGTCCGCTGGTGCGCAAGTCGGACTTCGCGACCTGGCAGGGCCATCTGATGAAGATGGAGACCTCGGTGATGGTGGCCGACCGCAAGCGCTTTCGCGGCCGCATCGCCTCGGTGGACGAGACCGGCGTCACCGTCGATCGCGATGCGCCGGGCTATGGCGAGGAGCCGAGCGTGCGCGTGCCCTTCGAGGCGATTTCGGATGCGCGGCTGATCCTGACGGACGACCTGATCCGCGACGCGCTGTCGAAGGACAACCAGGCCAAGAAACAGGCGCGCAAGAAGCGCGGCGAGACCGAACCGGACGGCGAGGAGCCGTCCGAGGACAATTGA
- the rpmH gene encoding 50S ribosomal protein L34, whose amino-acid sequence MKRTYQPSKLVRKRRHGFRARMATKGGRAVVAARRNRGRKRLSA is encoded by the coding sequence ATGAAGCGCACCTATCAACCCTCCAAGCTCGTCCGCAAGCGTCGGCACGGATTCCGTGCCCGCATGGCCACCAAGGGCGGCCGCGCCGTCGTCGCAGCCCGTCGCAACCGCGGCCGCAAGCGGCTGTCGGCCTGA
- the lnt gene encoding apolipoprotein N-acyltransferase: MERLAGKVILLWGWRRALLAFVAGALATLSQAPFDFFAVCLVSFPVLVWLIDGAVSEGRVGLLGRLKPAFSVGWWFGFGYFLAGLWWVGNALLVEAESFAWALPLAVLVLPAGLAIFYGLAASLARLFWSDGIGRIFALAFGFGIAEWLRAVVFTGFPWNAIGYAAMPDAVLMQSSSVVGLYGMNALAVFVFAMPALFASKRHLRAGTLLALALVAAHIGFGLLRPPPVADGRKIALRIVQPSIDQSEKWDAAVRDRIFKRYLDMTTAPPADGKKRPDLIVWPETAVPFLFTDRPDALAALGAALEDGQLLLAGAVRSEGGAGGNGETRYYNSIVAIDSRGEIVGAFDKVHLVPFGEYLPFEDILTRLGMKKIVSTPVSFSQGLGRSLLDLPGGLRALPLICYEAIFPGEVAPAAPGADVILNVTNDAWFGDTPGPYHHFRQARLRAVEQGLPLLRAANNGISAVVAADGRIVDGFALNGIGNLDAELEIAKRPPPLGSPDVNGLLIVAFFAISACAMYFAGRARPN, translated from the coding sequence ATGGAGCGGCTGGCCGGCAAGGTCATTCTGCTGTGGGGATGGCGCCGCGCGCTTCTGGCATTCGTAGCCGGCGCGCTGGCGACGCTGTCGCAGGCGCCGTTCGATTTCTTCGCCGTCTGCCTCGTCTCCTTTCCGGTCCTCGTTTGGCTGATCGATGGCGCGGTGAGCGAGGGCCGCGTCGGCCTCCTGGGCCGTCTCAAACCGGCATTTTCCGTCGGCTGGTGGTTCGGTTTCGGCTATTTCCTCGCCGGTCTCTGGTGGGTGGGGAACGCGCTGCTCGTCGAGGCCGAGAGCTTTGCCTGGGCGCTCCCGCTCGCAGTGCTCGTCCTGCCGGCCGGGCTGGCGATCTTCTACGGCCTGGCTGCGTCACTGGCGCGGCTGTTCTGGTCGGACGGGATCGGTCGCATCTTTGCGCTCGCCTTTGGTTTCGGCATCGCGGAATGGCTGCGCGCGGTCGTCTTCACCGGCTTTCCCTGGAACGCGATCGGCTATGCGGCGATGCCCGACGCGGTGCTCATGCAATCGTCCTCGGTCGTCGGGCTCTACGGCATGAATGCGCTGGCGGTGTTCGTCTTCGCCATGCCGGCGCTGTTCGCCTCGAAGCGGCATCTGCGCGCGGGGACGCTCCTCGCCCTGGCGCTGGTGGCCGCCCATATCGGCTTCGGGCTGCTTCGTCCGCCTCCGGTCGCCGACGGCAGGAAGATCGCGCTTCGCATCGTCCAGCCCTCCATCGACCAGTCGGAAAAATGGGACGCCGCGGTTCGCGACCGTATCTTCAAGAGGTATCTCGACATGACGACGGCGCCGCCGGCCGACGGTAAGAAGCGCCCGGATCTGATCGTCTGGCCAGAAACAGCCGTTCCCTTCCTCTTCACCGATCGCCCGGATGCGCTTGCAGCGCTGGGTGCCGCGCTCGAAGACGGCCAACTCCTCCTCGCGGGCGCGGTGCGCTCCGAGGGCGGCGCGGGCGGCAATGGCGAGACGCGCTATTACAATTCGATCGTCGCGATCGACAGCCGCGGCGAGATTGTGGGCGCCTTCGACAAGGTGCATCTCGTGCCCTTCGGCGAATATCTGCCCTTCGAGGACATTCTGACGCGCCTCGGGATGAAGAAGATCGTCTCGACGCCTGTGAGCTTCTCACAAGGACTGGGGCGATCGCTGCTCGACCTGCCAGGCGGGCTGCGCGCGCTGCCGCTGATCTGCTACGAGGCGATATTCCCGGGCGAGGTCGCTCCGGCGGCTCCAGGAGCCGACGTCATTCTCAATGTCACCAACGACGCCTGGTTCGGCGACACGCCCGGACCTTACCATCATTTCCGCCAGGCGCGGCTGCGCGCGGTAGAGCAGGGACTGCCGCTTCTGCGCGCAGCCAACAACGGCATTTCGGCGGTCGTCGCGGCCGACGGCCGAATCGTCGACGGCTTTGCGTTGAACGGCATAGGCAATCTCGACGCCGAGCTGGAGATCGCGAAGCGTCCTCCGCCGCTCGGTTCGCCAGACGTTAACGGTCTGCTGATTGTCGCCTTTTTTGCAATCTCCGCGTGTGCTATGTATTTTGCCGGGAGGGCGCGCCCGAATTGA